From a region of the Neodiprion fabricii isolate iyNeoFabr1 chromosome 7, iyNeoFabr1.1, whole genome shotgun sequence genome:
- the LOC124186027 gene encoding sorting nexin-8-like isoform X2: MASTDLSFGSIPAFYREVYEKCSPSGGNVEREVFKSLLVKSQLSSSILSQIWELVDSKTGYLTRSGLYKGLALVAFAQQGKQPSDKLLEISESQELPVPVLGDLTEVVLLAQRMHKGSNPSKLNLTYTDICNLDTIEVNLVPEKKGIFLKHVEYQVTSKRFNSVVYRRYNDFVSLHELLLARFPYRLIPKLPPKKIVGADSQFLEERRRSLLRFLTLIARHPSVSKDPIVQFFFTFTGEETQHKIREVFRRVPDEFATSELSSQAKELVPPETLTEFANSRDQIRVILSGISRLKNIADCLAIRSHGYAVDMAELGTQLNNLANEPHGTSAWATGGSTIWNDMKKGFHVISKEFSLLSTRALQQAVIEESMVCERLNLLLDILIAHRVLCERHERGVSADHQRALSTMLSLKKRQMQGVIRGTDADTVEHLENKMVAQETVIANVELRNAFSLHCLHMETQLVHAHLEILATVLQSLVSVQIRGHSERIIYYGNSLRKSGN, encoded by the exons ATGGCTTCCACCGATCTATCGTTCG GTTCGATACCGGCGTTCTATAGGGAAGTTTACGAAAAGTGTTCACCGTCCGGAGGAAACGTCGAGAGGGAAGTGTTCAAGTCGCTACTCGTTAAATCTCAACTCAGCAGCTCTATACTCAGCCAG ATTTGGGAGCTCGTGGATAGCAAAACTGGGTATTTAACAAGAAGTGGCCTCTACAAAGGTTTGGCATTGGTAGCTTTTGCTCAACAGGGTAAACAGCCGAGTGATAAGCTCTTGGAAATATCTGAATCTCAAG aATTGCCGGTACCTGTTCTCGGAGATCTGACCGAAGTTGTTCTCTTGGCTCAAAGGATGCACAAGGGATCAAACCCATCTAAACTGAATCTCACCTACACCGACATATGCAATCTAGATACCATTGAAGTGAATTTGGTACCCGAGAAGAAGGGGATATTCCTTAAGCACGTCGAATATCAAGTGACAAGTAAG AGGTTCAATTCTGTCGTCTACAGACGTTACAACGACTTTGTTTCCCTGCATGAACTTCTGCTAGCACGGTTTCCTTACAGGCTGATACCCAAGCTTCCACCAAAGAAAATAGTCGGAG CCGATTCTCAATTCCTTGAAGAACGGAGACGTTCGTTACTGAGATTCTTGACATTAATAGCGCGCCACCCATCGGTGAGCAAGGACCCGATAgtccaatttttcttcacatttaCCGGGGAAGAGACTCAGCATAAGATTCGTGAGGTGTTTAGGCGGGTTCCGGATGAGTTTGCGACCTCGGAATTGTCCAGTCAAGCCAAAGAACTCGTACCCCCTGAGACGCTTACAGAATTTGCAAATAGCAGAGATCAGATACGCGTCATATTGTCGGGGATATCGAGACTAAAGAACATTGCCGACTGTTTGGCGATCAGGTCTCACGGATATGCCGTGGATATGGCCGAGCTTGGAACACAACTCAACAACTTGGCCAACGAACCTCACGGCACAAGTGCCTGGGCGACGGGTGGATCGACGATTTGGAACGATATGAAGAAGGGATTCCACGTCATTTCAAA AGAGTTCAGTCTACTTTCTACCAGAGCGTTACAGCAGGCTGTGATTGAGGAAAGCATGGTCTGCGAGAGGCTCAATTTGCTCCTTGATATTTTGATTGCGCATAGAGTTTTGTGCGAGCGACACGAGCGAGGAGTCAGTGCGGATCACCAGAGAGCCCTGTCGACTATGCTGTCTCTGAAGAAGCGACAAATGCAAGGCGTTATTCGTGGAACAGAT GCTGACACGGTTGAACAtctagaaaataaaatggtgGCTCAAGAAACTGTGATTGCAAATGTCGAGTTGAGAAACGCCTTCTCACTTCACTGTTTACACATGGAAACGCAGCTGGTTCACGCCCACTTGGAAATTCTTGCCACAGTTCTACAGAGTCTCGTAAGCGTGCAGATACGCGGACATTCCGAA AGGATAATTTACTATGGAAATAG CTTACGGAAGTCTGGAAATTGA
- the LOC124186037 gene encoding UPF0472 protein C16orf72 homolog: protein MSEDRSDEDPIMDLWYTNWEQQCVEAIEAEPDYEGQLHTSKELYSHQIWTGFQTTASAIAQLYKDRTQGASLWIPFQTAAGTVTSLYKDSVEGMRRCSDIGAEMGRQKRSKEIMNWARKKRRTIRREDLLAYLAGKPPPPRPHSHRSSPKPRMMVCGSPPSQSPTPSMVVSPAPTSGNDGDPELHTFREAIALSGSPISRRAGRQAELSAFISSEFARHHKRPASHDVDMGSPTHKRPRFM, encoded by the exons ATGAGCGAGGACAGGAGCGATGAGGATCCCATAATGGATCTGTGGTACACGAATTGGGAACAACAATGCGTCGAGGCTATCGAGGCAGAGCCAGACTACGAGGGGCAGCTCCACACATCTAAGGAATTGTACTCGCACCAGATATGGACGGGGTTTCAGACGACAGCCTCAGCCATAGCCCAGCTGTACAAAG ATCGGACACAGGGTGCATCTTTGTGGATTCCCTTTCAAACCGCAGCTGGAACTGTCACATCGCTTTATAAAG ACTCTGTTGAGGGAATGCGAAGATGCAGCGACATCGGCGCTGAAATGGGCAGGCAGAAACGTAGCAAAGAAATAATGAACTGGGCACGAAAAAAGCGACGTACCATCAGGAGGGAGGACCTTCTTGCTTATCTCGCGGGCAAACCTCCGCCGCCACGGCCTCATTCTCACAG AAGTTCACCAAAGCCCCGCATGATGGTTTGCGGTTCTCCTCCATCGCAGAGTCCTACGCCTAGTATGGTAGTATCGCCAGCGCCAACATCTGGAAACGACGGAGACCCAGAACTTCACACGTTTAGAGAAGCTATCGCTTTATCTG GTTCTCCTATATCGCGCCGTGCCGGTAGACAAGCGGAATTGTCAGCGTTCATAAGCAGCGAATTTGCCCGGCATCATAAACGGCCGGCTTCGCATGATGTGGATATGGGATCGCCAACGCACAAACGTCCACGTTTTATGTAA
- the LOC124186027 gene encoding sorting nexin-8-like isoform X3, producing the protein MHKGSNPSKLNLTYTDICNLDTIEVNLVPEKKGIFLKHVEYQVTSKRFNSVVYRRYNDFVSLHELLLARFPYRLIPKLPPKKIVGADSQFLEERRRSLLRFLTLIARHPSVSKDPIVQFFFTFTGEETQHKIREVFRRVPDEFATSELSSQAKELVPPETLTEFANSRDQIRVILSGISRLKNIADCLAIRSHGYAVDMAELGTQLNNLANEPHGTSAWATGGSTIWNDMKKGFHVISKEFSLLSTRALQQAVIEESMVCERLNLLLDILIAHRVLCERHERGVSADHQRALSTMLSLKKRQMQGVIRGTDADTVEHLENKMVAQETVIANVELRNAFSLHCLHMETQLVHAHLEILATVLQSLVSVQIRGHSELTEVWKLIEPTITKCLPEKSAGSSNGVS; encoded by the exons ATGCACAAGGGATCAAACCCATCTAAACTGAATCTCACCTACACCGACATATGCAATCTAGATACCATTGAAGTGAATTTGGTACCCGAGAAGAAGGGGATATTCCTTAAGCACGTCGAATATCAAGTGACAAGTAAG AGGTTCAATTCTGTCGTCTACAGACGTTACAACGACTTTGTTTCCCTGCATGAACTTCTGCTAGCACGGTTTCCTTACAGGCTGATACCCAAGCTTCCACCAAAGAAAATAGTCGGAG CCGATTCTCAATTCCTTGAAGAACGGAGACGTTCGTTACTGAGATTCTTGACATTAATAGCGCGCCACCCATCGGTGAGCAAGGACCCGATAgtccaatttttcttcacatttaCCGGGGAAGAGACTCAGCATAAGATTCGTGAGGTGTTTAGGCGGGTTCCGGATGAGTTTGCGACCTCGGAATTGTCCAGTCAAGCCAAAGAACTCGTACCCCCTGAGACGCTTACAGAATTTGCAAATAGCAGAGATCAGATACGCGTCATATTGTCGGGGATATCGAGACTAAAGAACATTGCCGACTGTTTGGCGATCAGGTCTCACGGATATGCCGTGGATATGGCCGAGCTTGGAACACAACTCAACAACTTGGCCAACGAACCTCACGGCACAAGTGCCTGGGCGACGGGTGGATCGACGATTTGGAACGATATGAAGAAGGGATTCCACGTCATTTCAAA AGAGTTCAGTCTACTTTCTACCAGAGCGTTACAGCAGGCTGTGATTGAGGAAAGCATGGTCTGCGAGAGGCTCAATTTGCTCCTTGATATTTTGATTGCGCATAGAGTTTTGTGCGAGCGACACGAGCGAGGAGTCAGTGCGGATCACCAGAGAGCCCTGTCGACTATGCTGTCTCTGAAGAAGCGACAAATGCAAGGCGTTATTCGTGGAACAGAT GCTGACACGGTTGAACAtctagaaaataaaatggtgGCTCAAGAAACTGTGATTGCAAATGTCGAGTTGAGAAACGCCTTCTCACTTCACTGTTTACACATGGAAACGCAGCTGGTTCACGCCCACTTGGAAATTCTTGCCACAGTTCTACAGAGTCTCGTAAGCGTGCAGATACGCGGACATTCCGAA CTTACGGAAGTCTGGAAATTGATTGAGCCAACGATAACAAAATGTTTACCAGAAAAATCAGCTGGCAGTTCAAACGGAGTGTCATAG
- the LOC124186035 gene encoding DNA repair protein XRCC4-like, whose protein sequence is MGESDISTCCVINKYENQLMTLFIEWLDTGLKITIFPDSDSNPLIGEMGLEEIDNFAKELSKTRIEYLSGTREALSGRDENVQFFFKDSKLRWKRGTWNQGLIGVKSTPLAQVFPDILKKFVLHNRQLESSVERLETEVREVKTSRQRLEEKLEETVTLKNEMEKDLYSKFIIVLNLKKAEIRELQRKTRDKAEPKDEEVFQAQTDDSDASEKETAKHEQKKSNNVSTSGYSNSATNSRPSTSRKRDSDSFALDLPDDSGTSTKKSVNSSRLTFTSDESDEDFFS, encoded by the exons ATGGGGGAATCGGATATCAGCACGTGTTgtgtgataaataaatatgaaaatcagTTAATGACGCTTTTCATAGAATGGCTGGATACAGGATTGAAAATCACGATATTTCCGGACTCGGATTCGAATCCGTTGATCGGCGAG aTGGGACTCGAGGAAATCGATAACTTTGCCAAAGAATTGTCAAAGACGCGAATAGAATATTTGAGTGGAACACGTGAGGCCTTGTCGGGTCGCGACGAGAATGTCCAATTCTTTTTCAAAGATTCAAAGCTGAGATGGAAGCGAGGTACTTGGAACCAGGGACTGATCGGCGTCAAATCTACGCCCTTGGCTCAAGTCTTTCCAGATATACTGAAGAAGTTTGTGCTGCACAACAGGCAGCTGGAAAGCTCGGTCGAGCGTCTGGAGACAGAAGTCAGGGAGGTGAAGACATCGCGACAACGGTTGGAAGAGAAACTAGAGGAAACGGTCACGCTgaagaatgaaatggaaaaagacTTGTATTCCAAATTCataattgttttgaatttaaagAAGGCAGAGATCAGGGAGCTGCAGAGAAAGACGCGCGATAAGGCCGAGCCCAAAGACGAGGAAGTCTTCCAGGCACAGACTGACGACAGCGATGCATCTGAGAAGGAGACAGCTAAGCATGAGCAGAAGAAGTCTAATAACGTCAGCACTTCGGGATACAGCAATTCTGCCACAAACAGCAGACCGTCAACTAGTCGTAAAAGAGATAGCGATAGTTTTGCATTAGATTTACCGGATGACAGTGGAACGAGCACAAAAAAATCGGTCAATTCTAGCAGGTTAACTTTCACATCTGACGAGTCggatgaagattttttttcgtaa
- the LOC124186027 gene encoding sorting nexin-8-like isoform X1 → MASTDLSFGSIPAFYREVYEKCSPSGGNVEREVFKSLLVKSQLSSSILSQIWELVDSKTGYLTRSGLYKGLALVAFAQQGKQPSDKLLEISESQELPVPVLGDLTEVVLLAQRMHKGSNPSKLNLTYTDICNLDTIEVNLVPEKKGIFLKHVEYQVTSKRFNSVVYRRYNDFVSLHELLLARFPYRLIPKLPPKKIVGADSQFLEERRRSLLRFLTLIARHPSVSKDPIVQFFFTFTGEETQHKIREVFRRVPDEFATSELSSQAKELVPPETLTEFANSRDQIRVILSGISRLKNIADCLAIRSHGYAVDMAELGTQLNNLANEPHGTSAWATGGSTIWNDMKKGFHVISKEFSLLSTRALQQAVIEESMVCERLNLLLDILIAHRVLCERHERGVSADHQRALSTMLSLKKRQMQGVIRGTDADTVEHLENKMVAQETVIANVELRNAFSLHCLHMETQLVHAHLEILATVLQSLVSVQIRGHSELTEVWKLIEPTITKCLPEKSAGSSNGVS, encoded by the exons ATGGCTTCCACCGATCTATCGTTCG GTTCGATACCGGCGTTCTATAGGGAAGTTTACGAAAAGTGTTCACCGTCCGGAGGAAACGTCGAGAGGGAAGTGTTCAAGTCGCTACTCGTTAAATCTCAACTCAGCAGCTCTATACTCAGCCAG ATTTGGGAGCTCGTGGATAGCAAAACTGGGTATTTAACAAGAAGTGGCCTCTACAAAGGTTTGGCATTGGTAGCTTTTGCTCAACAGGGTAAACAGCCGAGTGATAAGCTCTTGGAAATATCTGAATCTCAAG aATTGCCGGTACCTGTTCTCGGAGATCTGACCGAAGTTGTTCTCTTGGCTCAAAGGATGCACAAGGGATCAAACCCATCTAAACTGAATCTCACCTACACCGACATATGCAATCTAGATACCATTGAAGTGAATTTGGTACCCGAGAAGAAGGGGATATTCCTTAAGCACGTCGAATATCAAGTGACAAGTAAG AGGTTCAATTCTGTCGTCTACAGACGTTACAACGACTTTGTTTCCCTGCATGAACTTCTGCTAGCACGGTTTCCTTACAGGCTGATACCCAAGCTTCCACCAAAGAAAATAGTCGGAG CCGATTCTCAATTCCTTGAAGAACGGAGACGTTCGTTACTGAGATTCTTGACATTAATAGCGCGCCACCCATCGGTGAGCAAGGACCCGATAgtccaatttttcttcacatttaCCGGGGAAGAGACTCAGCATAAGATTCGTGAGGTGTTTAGGCGGGTTCCGGATGAGTTTGCGACCTCGGAATTGTCCAGTCAAGCCAAAGAACTCGTACCCCCTGAGACGCTTACAGAATTTGCAAATAGCAGAGATCAGATACGCGTCATATTGTCGGGGATATCGAGACTAAAGAACATTGCCGACTGTTTGGCGATCAGGTCTCACGGATATGCCGTGGATATGGCCGAGCTTGGAACACAACTCAACAACTTGGCCAACGAACCTCACGGCACAAGTGCCTGGGCGACGGGTGGATCGACGATTTGGAACGATATGAAGAAGGGATTCCACGTCATTTCAAA AGAGTTCAGTCTACTTTCTACCAGAGCGTTACAGCAGGCTGTGATTGAGGAAAGCATGGTCTGCGAGAGGCTCAATTTGCTCCTTGATATTTTGATTGCGCATAGAGTTTTGTGCGAGCGACACGAGCGAGGAGTCAGTGCGGATCACCAGAGAGCCCTGTCGACTATGCTGTCTCTGAAGAAGCGACAAATGCAAGGCGTTATTCGTGGAACAGAT GCTGACACGGTTGAACAtctagaaaataaaatggtgGCTCAAGAAACTGTGATTGCAAATGTCGAGTTGAGAAACGCCTTCTCACTTCACTGTTTACACATGGAAACGCAGCTGGTTCACGCCCACTTGGAAATTCTTGCCACAGTTCTACAGAGTCTCGTAAGCGTGCAGATACGCGGACATTCCGAA CTTACGGAAGTCTGGAAATTGATTGAGCCAACGATAACAAAATGTTTACCAGAAAAATCAGCTGGCAGTTCAAACGGAGTGTCATAG